One genomic window of Pseudoxanthomonas sp. includes the following:
- the edd gene encoding phosphogluconate dehydratase, which produces MTLHPRIEAVTDRIRRRSAQPRQAYLDGIDAILSAGPQRTRLSCGNLAHAFAASGPTDKGRLRADVTPNLGIITAYNDMLSAHQPFEAYPEIVRKVARELGATAQVAGGVPAMCDGVTQGRPGMELSLFSRDVIAQSTAISLSHDMFDAALYLGVCDKIVPGLLIGALAFGHLPAVFVAAGPMTPGIPNKEKAAVRERYAAGEATREELLEAESASYHGAGTCTFYGTANSNQTLLEAMGLQLPGSSFVNPDTPLRDALTRAAAERALHITALGEDYRPIGHLIDERAIVNAIAALMATGGSTNHTIHWVAVARAAGIILTWDDIDEISQTVPLLARVYPNGEADVNRFAAAGGTQYVFRELLDAGMMHDIPTIVSGGMRAFCDEPRLSEGRLAYAPGITSSADEAVVRPVSNAFEAQGGLRLLRGNLGRSLIKTSAVKPEYRRIHAPAVVVDDPRSLNKLHAAGVLPHDFVAVVRYQGPKANGMPELHSLAPLLGLLQNQGRRVALVTDGRLSGASGKIPAAIHITPEAAAGGPLARLREGDMILLDAEAGILEAQVDPEEWKLRTLAPDTARPSHDMGRNLFALSRAQVTPADQGALSISCGPPSPEHGWEVDAEYELGHVPAAAGAPHESKDA; this is translated from the coding sequence ATGACCCTGCACCCGCGTATCGAAGCCGTCACCGACCGCATCCGTCGCCGCAGCGCGCAGCCGCGCCAGGCCTACCTGGACGGCATCGACGCCATCCTCAGCGCCGGCCCGCAGCGTACCCGCCTGAGCTGCGGCAACCTGGCCCACGCCTTCGCCGCCAGTGGTCCGACCGACAAGGGCCGGCTGCGTGCGGATGTGACGCCCAACCTGGGCATCATCACCGCCTACAACGACATGCTCTCGGCCCACCAGCCGTTCGAGGCCTATCCGGAAATCGTCCGCAAGGTGGCCCGTGAACTGGGCGCCACCGCGCAGGTGGCCGGCGGCGTGCCGGCCATGTGCGACGGCGTCACGCAGGGCCGCCCGGGCATGGAGCTTTCACTGTTCTCGCGCGACGTGATCGCCCAGTCCACGGCGATCTCGCTCAGCCACGACATGTTCGATGCCGCCCTGTACCTGGGCGTGTGCGACAAGATCGTGCCGGGCCTGCTGATCGGCGCACTGGCGTTCGGCCACCTGCCGGCGGTGTTCGTCGCCGCTGGCCCGATGACGCCCGGTATCCCGAACAAGGAAAAAGCCGCGGTGCGCGAACGCTACGCCGCTGGCGAGGCCACCCGCGAGGAACTGCTGGAAGCCGAGTCGGCCAGCTACCACGGCGCCGGCACCTGCACCTTCTACGGCACTGCCAATTCCAACCAGACCCTGCTCGAAGCGATGGGCCTGCAGCTGCCGGGCAGCTCGTTCGTCAATCCGGATACGCCGCTGCGCGATGCCCTGACCCGCGCCGCCGCCGAACGCGCCCTGCACATCACCGCGCTGGGCGAGGACTACCGCCCGATCGGCCACCTGATCGACGAACGCGCCATCGTCAATGCGATCGCCGCGCTGATGGCCACCGGCGGTTCGACCAACCACACCATCCACTGGGTGGCCGTGGCGCGTGCAGCCGGCATCATCCTGACCTGGGACGACATCGACGAGATCTCGCAGACCGTGCCGCTGCTGGCCCGTGTGTACCCGAACGGCGAGGCCGACGTGAACCGCTTCGCCGCGGCCGGCGGCACCCAGTACGTGTTCCGCGAACTGCTCGACGCCGGGATGATGCACGACATCCCGACCATCGTTTCCGGCGGCATGCGCGCGTTCTGCGACGAACCGCGCCTGAGCGAAGGCCGCCTGGCCTACGCACCGGGCATCACCAGCAGTGCCGATGAAGCCGTCGTGCGCCCCGTGTCCAACGCGTTCGAAGCCCAGGGTGGCCTGCGCCTGCTGCGCGGCAACCTGGGCCGTTCGCTGATCAAGACTTCGGCCGTGAAGCCCGAGTACCGCCGCATCCATGCACCGGCCGTGGTCGTGGACGATCCACGCAGCCTCAACAAGCTGCACGCCGCCGGCGTGTTGCCGCACGACTTCGTGGCGGTAGTGCGTTACCAGGGCCCGAAGGCCAACGGCATGCCGGAACTGCATTCGCTCGCCCCGCTGCTGGGCCTGCTGCAGAACCAGGGCCGGCGCGTGGCGCTGGTCACCGATGGCCGCCTGTCCGGCGCCTCGGGCAAGATCCCCGCCGCCATCCACATCACCCCCGAAGCTGCCGCCGGTGGCCCGCTGGCGCGCCTGCGCGAAGGCGACATGATCCTGCTCGATGCCGAAGCCGGCATCCTGGAAGCACAGGTCGATCCGGAAGAATGGAAGCTGCGCACCCTCGCTCCCGATACCGCCAGGCCCTCGCATGACATGGGCCGCAACCTGTTCGCGCTGAGCCGCGCACAGGTCACGCCTGCCGACCAGGGCGCGCTGTCGATCTCCTGCGGCCCGCCTTCGCCCGAACACGGCTGGGAAGTGGACGCCGAGTACGAGCTGGGCCACGTACCCGCTGCCGCAGGCGCGCCCCACGAATCCAAGGACGCCTGA
- a CDS encoding glycoside hydrolase family 68 protein has product MSYRHDKKKARLCSVVSAALLVTASLFSLQSVSAQGVPEPTFHSQQAHDPASNFTARWTRADARQIQGMSDLNVPTGQNSMPSWLTMPDIPADFPQTNSSVWVWDTWPLADFNANQISFRGWEVIFSLTADQSGGYSFDDRHTHARIGYFYRRAGIPARWRPRDGGWIYGGHVFPDGSSVRIFGNIPLSQNAEWSGSARLLGVDGRVSVYYTALAFNRNANDEDITPSTAIIARTDGRIMANRNRVWFSGFNDHLALLRPDGVYYQTGAQNPYYNFRDPFPFLDPAHPGKVFMVFEGNSAVERGARACTEADLGYAANDPEREDLEEVMDSGAVYQMANVGLAVATNRALTRWKFLPPILSANCVNDQTERPQIYFKDGKRYLFTITHRSTYAAGMDGPDGVMGFVGNGIRSDFQPMNAGSGLVLGNPTDLNSPVGEPYALDPDQNPRTFQSYSHYVMPGGLVTSFIDAIGTRRGGAYAPTVRIKIRGASSSLDTSYGTGGLGGYGDIPSNLPFPWNFPLSRSLPSLSGRDADG; this is encoded by the coding sequence ATGTCCTATCGTCACGATAAGAAAAAGGCGCGGCTCTGCAGCGTGGTTTCCGCAGCGTTGCTGGTAACCGCATCCTTGTTTTCCTTGCAGTCGGTCTCCGCACAAGGTGTTCCCGAGCCGACGTTCCATAGCCAGCAGGCTCATGATCCGGCAAGCAACTTCACCGCACGCTGGACGCGCGCCGACGCACGCCAGATCCAGGGCATGTCCGATCTCAACGTCCCCACCGGACAGAACTCGATGCCGTCGTGGCTGACCATGCCCGACATCCCGGCCGATTTCCCCCAGACCAATTCGAGCGTCTGGGTCTGGGACACCTGGCCCCTGGCCGACTTCAACGCCAACCAGATCAGCTTCCGCGGCTGGGAAGTGATCTTCTCGCTCACCGCCGACCAGAGTGGTGGCTACAGCTTCGACGACCGGCATACGCATGCGCGCATCGGCTATTTCTATCGACGTGCGGGGATCCCGGCACGTTGGCGCCCGCGGGATGGCGGCTGGATCTACGGCGGCCACGTGTTTCCCGATGGCTCCAGCGTGCGCATCTTCGGCAACATACCGCTGTCGCAGAATGCGGAATGGTCCGGCTCGGCGCGGCTGCTGGGCGTGGATGGCAGGGTCAGCGTGTACTACACCGCGCTGGCCTTCAATCGCAATGCCAATGACGAGGACATCACGCCGTCAACCGCGATCATCGCCAGGACCGATGGTCGGATCATGGCCAACCGCAACCGGGTCTGGTTCTCCGGTTTCAACGACCATCTCGCGTTGCTGCGACCCGATGGCGTGTACTACCAGACCGGTGCGCAGAATCCGTACTACAACTTCCGCGATCCGTTTCCCTTCCTGGACCCTGCGCACCCGGGCAAGGTCTTCATGGTGTTCGAGGGGAATTCGGCGGTCGAGCGTGGCGCACGTGCCTGTACCGAGGCCGACCTTGGCTATGCGGCCAACGATCCCGAGCGTGAGGACCTGGAAGAGGTGATGGACTCCGGCGCGGTGTACCAGATGGCCAACGTGGGCCTGGCCGTGGCCACCAATCGTGCGTTGACGCGATGGAAATTCCTGCCGCCGATCCTGTCGGCCAACTGCGTCAACGACCAGACCGAACGTCCGCAGATCTATTTCAAGGATGGCAAGCGTTACCTGTTCACCATCACCCACCGTTCGACCTACGCCGCGGGCATGGATGGGCCGGATGGGGTCATGGGGTTCGTCGGCAACGGCATCCGCAGTGACTTCCAGCCGATGAATGCGGGCAGCGGGCTGGTGCTGGGCAATCCCACCGACCTCAACAGCCCGGTAGGCGAGCCGTACGCGCTGGACCCGGACCAGAATCCGCGCACCTTCCAGTCCTATTCGCACTACGTGATGCCAGGTGGCCTGGTGACCTCGTTCATCGATGCCATCGGCACGCGGCGCGGTGGTGCCTACGCTCCGACGGTGCGGATCAAGATCAGAGGTGCGTCCTCGTCGCTGGACACCAGCTACGGCACGGGCGGGCTTGGTGGCTATGGCGACATCCCGTCCAACCTGCCGTTCCCCTGGAACTTCCCGCTGTCGCGGAGCTTGCCGTCGCTGAGCGGGCGGGATGCCGATGGCTGA
- the eda gene encoding bifunctional 4-hydroxy-2-oxoglutarate aldolase/2-dehydro-3-deoxy-phosphogluconate aldolase, whose amino-acid sequence MTLSKRQQQTEALLSSAGILPVVAVDTLDQARGVANALLEGGLPVIELTLRTPIAMEALATLKKELPGFAIGAGTVLTIEQIDQCVGAGADFIVTPGTPAHMAHALAAAPIPVVPGAASPTELLTLLNLGFNVCKLFPATAVGGLQMIKGLHGPVPQLKLCPTGGITEATAAEYLSQPNVVCIGGSWMVPKNWIQAGDWTSVRDTAARAAQIVKQVRGG is encoded by the coding sequence ATGACTCTCTCCAAGCGCCAGCAACAGACCGAAGCCCTCCTGTCCTCCGCCGGCATCCTGCCGGTGGTCGCCGTGGATACCCTGGACCAGGCCCGCGGCGTCGCCAACGCGCTGCTGGAAGGCGGCTTGCCGGTGATCGAACTGACCCTGCGCACGCCGATCGCGATGGAAGCGCTGGCCACGCTGAAGAAAGAGCTGCCTGGTTTCGCCATCGGCGCCGGCACGGTGCTGACCATCGAGCAGATCGACCAGTGCGTGGGCGCAGGCGCGGACTTCATCGTGACCCCGGGCACCCCGGCGCACATGGCCCACGCGCTGGCTGCCGCGCCGATCCCGGTCGTTCCCGGAGCGGCCTCGCCGACCGAACTGCTGACCCTGCTCAACCTGGGCTTCAACGTGTGCAAGCTGTTCCCGGCCACGGCCGTGGGCGGCCTGCAGATGATCAAGGGCCTGCACGGCCCCGTGCCGCAGCTCAAGCTGTGCCCCACCGGCGGCATCACCGAGGCGACCGCTGCCGAATACCTGTCCCAGCCGAACGTGGTCTGCATCGGCGGCTCGTGGATGGTGCCGAAAAACTGGATCCAGGCCGGCGACTGGACTTCGGTCCGCGACACCGCCGCGCGCGCGGCGCAGATCGTCAAGCAGGTCCGCGGCGGCTGA
- a CDS encoding glycoside hydrolase family 32 protein: MNDPNGLVFFEGRYHLFYQYNPQAAEWGNMSWGHASSADLLHWTEHPVAMANTPQEDIFSGSIVLDAHNRSGLGNGDSPVLVALYTSVYKEGTGHAPGTQAQSLAYSTDGGTSWHKYAANPVLTLAPESKQFRDPKVFWHAPSDSWIMATVVADAQVVKLYRSRNLRDWEFLSDFGPTGYTRPGMLWEMPDLFPLPLDGDAGKAKWVMIVNVNPWSIAGGSGTQYFIGHFDGTRFVAEDVATAGSDPARYRWLDHGADYYAAGTFANAPAGKAITIGWMSNWDYASQAPTRPWKGAMALPRELSLRTVEGVPRLVSTPVEQYTRLVAAHQATQWPDITLDGASRDLGPQARGQVLDIALRLHPSSAQQLGIVVRASADGARGTRIILDPAAKTLTVDRSAAGESGFSPKFSTRHIVHVPLSGEGELALHIVVDRGSVEVFAADGSVVVTDLIFPDPADDHVRLFAQGGRAEFRGLQVTSLLADE; encoded by the coding sequence ATGAACGACCCGAACGGGCTGGTGTTCTTCGAAGGCCGCTATCACCTGTTCTACCAATACAACCCGCAGGCGGCCGAATGGGGAAACATGTCCTGGGGCCATGCTTCCAGCGCTGACCTGCTGCACTGGACCGAACATCCCGTGGCAATGGCCAACACGCCGCAGGAAGACATCTTCTCCGGCTCGATCGTGCTCGATGCACACAACCGCTCGGGCTTGGGCAACGGCGATTCGCCGGTGCTGGTGGCGCTGTACACCAGCGTCTACAAGGAAGGCACCGGCCACGCGCCCGGCACCCAGGCACAGTCGCTGGCCTACAGCACCGATGGCGGCACGTCCTGGCACAAGTACGCTGCCAATCCAGTGCTCACCCTGGCCCCGGAATCCAAACAGTTCCGCGATCCCAAGGTCTTCTGGCATGCGCCATCGGACAGCTGGATCATGGCCACGGTCGTGGCCGATGCACAGGTGGTCAAGCTCTACCGCTCGCGCAACCTGCGCGACTGGGAATTCCTCAGCGACTTCGGCCCGACCGGCTACACCCGTCCCGGCATGCTCTGGGAAATGCCCGACCTGTTCCCGCTGCCGCTGGACGGCGATGCAGGCAAGGCCAAGTGGGTGATGATCGTCAACGTCAATCCATGGTCCATCGCCGGCGGTTCGGGCACCCAGTATTTCATCGGCCATTTCGACGGCACCAGGTTCGTGGCCGAGGACGTGGCCACGGCCGGCTCGGACCCGGCGCGTTACCGCTGGCTGGACCATGGCGCGGACTACTACGCAGCCGGCACCTTCGCCAACGCCCCCGCAGGCAAGGCCATCACGATCGGCTGGATGAGCAACTGGGACTATGCAAGCCAGGCGCCCACCCGGCCCTGGAAAGGCGCCATGGCGCTGCCACGCGAACTGTCCCTGCGTACGGTCGAAGGCGTGCCGCGGCTGGTCTCCACGCCGGTGGAGCAATACACCCGGCTGGTGGCGGCACACCAGGCCACGCAGTGGCCGGACATCACCCTGGACGGCGCCAGCCGCGACCTTGGCCCGCAGGCACGGGGTCAGGTGTTGGACATCGCACTGCGCCTGCATCCTTCGTCGGCGCAGCAACTGGGCATCGTGGTGCGCGCTTCAGCCGACGGCGCGCGCGGGACCAGGATCATCCTGGACCCGGCTGCGAAGACCCTCACCGTGGACCGCAGCGCGGCCGGCGAAAGCGGATTCTCGCCCAAGTTCAGCACGCGCCACATCGTGCACGTGCCGCTGTCCGGCGAAGGCGAACTGGCGCTGCACATCGTGGTCGACCGCGGTTCGGTGGAAGTCTTCGCCGCCGATGGCAGCGTGGTCGTCACCGACCTGATCTTCCCTGATCCCGCCGACGACCATGTGCGGCTGTTCGCGCAAGGCGGCCGCGCCGAGTTCCGCGGCCTGCAGGTCACCTCATTGCTGGCGGATGAGTGA
- the glk gene encoding glucokinase, translated as MTSPDPAQCVLLADIGGTNARFALADTSADNPFLADSTREYVVAEFPSLADAAKHYLDETGSKARNGVFAVAGRVDGDEARITNHPWVIKVPRMRSMLGFEGIKLINDFAAQAMAVSLLGPEDVAQVGPARWKPAPLSKKRTYAVIGPGTGLGAGGLLIRDGKRIALETEGGHVSFPPGNPEEIEILQRLSRQFGRVSNERLICGPGLVNIHRALSEMAGEDPGPLKPSDVTSRAAEGDARCLQSLDVFFAVFGAIAGDLVLTLGAWDGVFLCGGLVPRLLPQLQRSGFRQRFEHKGRFSPAMGNIPVLANLHPQPGLLGAAATAVETFGAPRETQATPAKA; from the coding sequence ACCCCGCGCAGTGCGTCCTGCTGGCCGATATCGGCGGCACCAACGCGCGCTTCGCGCTGGCCGACACCTCCGCCGACAACCCGTTCCTGGCTGACAGCACCCGGGAATACGTGGTGGCCGAGTTTCCTTCGCTGGCCGATGCGGCCAAGCACTACCTGGACGAAACCGGCTCCAAGGCCCGCAACGGCGTGTTTGCCGTGGCCGGCCGCGTGGATGGCGACGAAGCCCGCATCACCAATCACCCATGGGTGATCAAGGTGCCGCGCATGCGCAGCATGCTGGGCTTCGAAGGCATCAAGCTGATCAACGATTTCGCCGCCCAGGCCATGGCCGTGTCGCTGCTGGGGCCGGAAGACGTAGCCCAAGTCGGCCCGGCGCGCTGGAAGCCGGCACCGCTTTCCAAGAAGCGGACCTATGCCGTGATCGGCCCGGGCACCGGCCTGGGCGCTGGCGGCCTGCTGATCCGCGACGGCAAGCGCATCGCCCTGGAAACCGAAGGCGGCCATGTCAGTTTTCCGCCCGGCAATCCGGAAGAAATCGAGATCCTGCAACGCCTGTCGCGCCAGTTCGGCCGCGTCTCCAACGAGCGCCTGATCTGCGGCCCGGGCTTGGTCAACATCCACCGCGCGCTGAGCGAAATGGCCGGTGAAGACCCCGGTCCGCTGAAGCCATCGGACGTGACCTCGCGTGCGGCCGAAGGCGATGCCCGCTGCCTGCAGTCGCTGGACGTGTTCTTCGCCGTGTTCGGTGCGATTGCAGGCGACCTGGTGCTGACCCTGGGCGCCTGGGACGGTGTCTTCCTGTGTGGCGGCCTGGTCCCGCGCCTGCTGCCGCAGCTGCAGCGCTCGGGCTTTCGCCAGCGCTTCGAGCACAAGGGCCGTTTCTCGCCGGCGATGGGCAATATCCCGGTCCTGGCCAACCTGCATCCGCAGCCAGGCCTGCTCGGCGCGGCCGCCACGGCGGTGGAAACCTTCGGTGCGCCACGCGAAACCCAGGCCACGCCTGCGAAAGCTTGA